CTGGACCGCTTCAAGTACGTGGTGATCGAGTTCGGCGAGAAGGACGTGACGGTGCGGAAGGTTCGATAACGAAAGTGCGTGAGTGCGAGAGTGCGGAAGTGCGGAAGTGCGCACCGCCGCAGGGTCCCACACCGATGTGAAGTCCGCGAAGGCGGACTGCGTGCCGTTGTAGCCGCGACTTCAGTCGCATTTTTCGCCGCCCACCCGGCACAAGGCACAAGGCACTCAGCACTCAGCACTCAGCACTTAGGACTTAGGACTTGGCACCTCAGGCCTCGGCACCCGGCCTCAGGCCCCAGCCGAACCCCAGACGTAACCCGAAGGACGAACAAGGCTCATGACGCAACACGGCTCGATCCCCGACGAAGTGATGTGGGAGGAGGGGATGCTCCTGGCCCCGCAGCACTTCCAGCAGCTCTCCATCCGCACGGAGGAGATGCTGCACTACCACGTCCGCGCGGCGTCGCCCTTCCACTGGGGCGTGCGGCGGATGCGGTCCGAGGTGCTGCCGGGCGGCGTCTTCCGCGTCACCGAGCTCGAGGCGGTGATGCCCGACGGCCTTCCCGTCCTCCATCGCGGCACCGAGAAGGAGGCGCTGGAGATCGACGTGCGCAGGCTGGCCGACGAGGCGCGCCCGCGCCCCGTCACCGTCTGGCTCACCGTTCCCGTCCGCCGCCCCGCCGACGAGCCCTTCGAGGGTTCGCTGCGCCGCTACGAGCCGCTGGAGGCCACCGAGGTGGTCGACGAGAACACCGGCCAGGGGAAGCACCCCGTCCGCCGCCTCCGCCCCCGCGTTTCCCTGCAGGCTGGCCCCGCCCCGTCGGGCGCGTACGTCTCCTTCCCGCTCGCCCGCGTCACCGTGGCCGACGACAAGCTGGCGCCGACGGACTACGAACCGCCGCGGATCGGCATCGCCCCCGGCACCTTCCCCTACGACGACTGCCGCGAGCTGGCGCGCCGCATCCGCCGCAAGGCCGAGGTCCTGGCCCGCCGCGGCGACGACTCGGAAAGGACCGAGACGCAGGTGCAGGCGCTTTCCGCCGGGCTCCCGCAGATCGAGGCGGTGCTCGACGCACCGCCGGGGATGCACCCCTTCGCCCTCTACACCGCCGCCTGCGCGCTCGCCGGCGCGGTGGCGGGCACGGCACGGCGCACGGTGCCGGGGCCCTTCCCCGCGTACGACCACGACGAGCTGCGCGCCACCTTCGCCCCCGTGCTGGCCTTCTGCGAGCAGGCGCTGGAGCGGGTGAGCGAGACGCACGTGGGCATTCCCTTCGCCGCCGAGGGCGAGGGCTTCTCCCTCGTCCTGCGCGAGGAGTGGCTGCGCGGCGGGCTGACCGTGGGCGTGCTGGCGCAGGGCGGGGCCACGGAGGGCGAGGCAGCGGAGTGGCTGGAGGAGTGCCGCATCGCCAGCGCCAGCCGGATGGACTCGGCGCGCGACCGGCGCATCGCCGGGGCGGCGCGCGAGAAGGTGCGCGACACCGGGCGGCTGGGCTTCGTCCCCGAGCGCGGCGAGGTGCTGTTCCGCATCGAGGCCGACCCCGACGCGGTGGCCGCGGGCGAGGCGCTGGTGGTGGTGAACCCGCGCGACCCGTCGGGCCGCCGCCGGCCGCGCGCGATGGTGCTGTACACCCGGAGCGCCTGAGATGCCCGCCGCCGCCGTGCAGACCGAGGACGCCTTCGTCCTGCAGTGCTTCCGCGAGTTCTACGCGCAGGTCATCCGCCTGCGCCGCGGCGTGCTCTCGAACCCGTGGGGAATCGCGCAGTCGGGGAGCAGCCCCGAGCGCGACGAGGCGCTGCGGCAGGGCGCCGCCCAGCGCGTGAGCGACCTTCTCCTGGCCACCCTCGAACGCCAGGCGCTGGAGGCCGGGCGCCGCTCCGGCGAGCCCGGCGCCGAGTTCTACCGCGAGGCACAGTACGTCATGTCCACGCTGGCCGACGAGGTCTTCCTCCACCTGGAATGGGAAGGGCGCCACACCTGGGCGGCCAACCTGCTGGAGACGCGCCTCTTCGGCACGCACGTGGGGGGCGAGACCTTCTTCCGGCGGCTCGACGCGCTGCTGCACGAGCAGGACGCGGTGAAGCGCCCCGTGGCCGGGGTGTACCTGATGGCGCTCTCGCTGGGCTTCCAGGGGCGCCACCGCGGTCGCGATGCGGCCGCCGTGCTCGCCGACTACCGGCGCCGCGCCTTCGCCTTCGTGTTCCCGGGGCACCGCTCGGTGCTGAAGGGCGAGCGCAGGCTCTTTCCCGAGGCGTACGAGCACACGGCGGCGGGGGGCCAGCCCATCCGCCTCCCGCACGCGCGGCGGTGGATCGTGGCCGCGGCGGCCGTCCTCCTCCTCTACCTCTTCGTCAGCCACCGCGCCTTCGTGGGCGCCACCACGCAGACGCGCACCGCCACGGCCGGCGTGATGGCGGCCGAGTCGACCGTCACCGCCGCGCGGAGGGCCAGATGACCCTCGCCATCCTCCTGGCCCCCGGCCTCCGCGGCGCGCTTCCCTTCCTCCTGGCCGGCACCGTCCTGCTGGTCGCCGCGCTCCTGCTGTGGATCGCCTCGGTGGTCCGCCGCGCGCACGAAGCCGCGGAGTTCGAGGGCGGGGCGGCGACGGGCGACGCGGCCGCCGCGGCGGTGCCGGAAGTCGATCTGGACGCGCTGCACCTGAAGCTCCGCCGCTCGTTCCGCGACGGGCTCGCGCAACTCCGCAAGATCCGCGGGCGCGACGCGCGCTACGATGTGCCGTGGGTGCTGGTGGCCGGCGAGCCCGGGTCGGGGAAGACGGCGGCGATGCTGGGGTGCGGGCTGGAGCGCCCGTACGACGAGGCGGCGCCGGGGAACGAGCCGGCCTCGGCGCGCGACCCGCTGCGCTGGGAGTTCTACGACCGCGGCGTGGCGCTGGACCTGAAGGGCGACCTGTTCCTGCGCGCCGACGGCAGCACCTACGAGGAAGGGTGGAACCACTTCCTCCACCTCCTGGCTGAGCACCGCGGCCAGCGCCCCCTCGACGGGCTGGTCCTCACCCTCCCCGCCCCGGTGCTGCGCGGCCCGGCGGCACGCGAGCAGGCCGCCGCCCGCGGCGAGGTGGTTTCGCGGCGGCTCAGGGAGATGCAGAAGACGCTGGGGATCCGCATCCCCGTCTATCTCCTCGTCACCCGCTGCGACGTCCTTCCCGGCTTCGCCAGCATGGCCGCGCAGCTCCCGGCCGAGGCGCGCGAGGAGGCGTTCGGGTGGTCCAGCCCGCAGCACGTGGACGCCGCCTTCCGCCCCGAGTGGGTGGACGCGGCCCTCGAGGAGATGCACGCCGACCTGCTGGGCACGCAGGCCGAGCTGCTGTCCGAGGCCACGGACCCCGACGGCGTGTTCCAGCTCCCGGGCGAGGTGAAGGGGCTGGCGCCGGGGATCCGCGCCTTCCTGGAAGAGGTCTTCCGCGAGAGCGTGTACCACGAGTCGTTCTCCTTCCGCGGCCTGTACTTCTCCGGGAGCGCCGACCCGGCCGACGCGCTGACCGCCGCCGCCGCCGGCGACTCGCCGCAGGGCGACGCGACGCTGCCGACGGCCGACGACCAGGACGCCGACGGCGTCAGCGACTCCGCGGGCGTGGCCGCCGAGCCCGAGCTGGCGCGGCCGGTGTTCCTGCGCGACTTCCTGGGC
This DNA window, taken from Longimicrobium sp., encodes the following:
- the tssK gene encoding type VI secretion system baseplate subunit TssK, with translation MTQHGSIPDEVMWEEGMLLAPQHFQQLSIRTEEMLHYHVRAASPFHWGVRRMRSEVLPGGVFRVTELEAVMPDGLPVLHRGTEKEALEIDVRRLADEARPRPVTVWLTVPVRRPADEPFEGSLRRYEPLEATEVVDENTGQGKHPVRRLRPRVSLQAGPAPSGAYVSFPLARVTVADDKLAPTDYEPPRIGIAPGTFPYDDCRELARRIRRKAEVLARRGDDSERTETQVQALSAGLPQIEAVLDAPPGMHPFALYTAACALAGAVAGTARRTVPGPFPAYDHDELRATFAPVLAFCEQALERVSETHVGIPFAAEGEGFSLVLREEWLRGGLTVGVLAQGGATEGEAAEWLEECRIASASRMDSARDRRIAGAAREKVRDTGRLGFVPERGEVLFRIEADPDAVAAGEALVVVNPRDPSGRRRPRAMVLYTRSA
- a CDS encoding DotU family type IV/VI secretion system protein; the protein is MPAAAVQTEDAFVLQCFREFYAQVIRLRRGVLSNPWGIAQSGSSPERDEALRQGAAQRVSDLLLATLERQALEAGRRSGEPGAEFYREAQYVMSTLADEVFLHLEWEGRHTWAANLLETRLFGTHVGGETFFRRLDALLHEQDAVKRPVAGVYLMALSLGFQGRHRGRDAAAVLADYRRRAFAFVFPGHRSVLKGERRLFPEAYEHTAAGGQPIRLPHARRWIVAAAAVLLLYLFVSHRAFVGATTQTRTATAGVMAAESTVTAARRAR